A single window of Ammospiza caudacuta isolate bAmmCau1 chromosome 12, bAmmCau1.pri, whole genome shotgun sequence DNA harbors:
- the HDAC11 gene encoding histone deacetylase 11 — protein MGLEKLHPFDAGKWGKIINFLKEEKLIADDLIVQAREATDEDLLVVHTRRYLNKLKWSFVVATITEIPPVAFLPNFIVQRKVLKPLRTQTGGTIMAGKLAVDRGWAINVGGGFHHCSSDKGGGFCAFADITLAIKFLFERVQGVSRATIIDLDAHQGNGHERDFMDDPRVYIMDAYNRYIYPGDGFAKRAIKRKVELEWGTEDTEYLQKVQTHVEGALNEFQPDIIVYNAGTDILDGDPLGGLAISPQGIVKRDEVVFRAARSRGVPVLMVTSGGYQKRTARIIADSILNLHSLGLLGRQQPACALGSPSLDQMVRDSAKDFSNLSLQ, from the exons ATGGGACTGGAGAAGCTGCACCCCTTTGATgcagggaaatgggggaaaatcatCAATTTCTTGAAAG AAGAAAAACTAATTGCAGATGACTTGATTGTGCAGGCACGGGAGGCGACTGATGAAGATCTCTTGGTTGTTCACACCAGGCGCTACCTTAATAAATTAAAG TGGTCATTTGTTGTAGCTACAATCACAGAAATTCCACCAGTTGCCTTTCTTCCCAATTTCATTGTTCAGAGAAAAGTTCTGAAACCTCTACGTACCCAGACAGGAGGAACAATAATG gcaggAAAGCTTGCTGTGGATAGAGGCTGGGCCATCAACGTGG GGGGTGGTTTCCATCACTGCTCCAGTGACAAAGGGGGAGGATTTTGTGCATTTGCTGACATCACACTGGCCATCAAG TTCTTATTTGAGAGAGTACAAGGAGTGTCTAGAGCCACAATTATTGATCTGGATGCCCATCAG GGAAATGGCCATGAGAGAGACTTTATGGATGATCCTCGGGTTTATATTATGGATGCATACAATAGATATATTTACCCAGGGGATGGTTTTGCTAAAC GTGCCATAAAACGCAAGGTGGAACTGGAGTGGGGCACAGAGGACACCGAGTACCTGCAGAAGGTGCAGACCCACGTGGAGGGAGCCCTGAATGAATTCCAGCCTGACATCATTGTTTACAATGCTGGCACTGACATTCTGGATGGGGATCCCCTGGGAGGCCTGGCCATttccccccag ggcaTTGTGAAGAGAGACGAGGTGGTGTTCAGGGCTGCCAGGAGCCGCGGGGTGCCCGTGCTGATGGTGACATCCGGGGGGTACCAGAAGAGGACGGCGCGCATCATCGCCGACTCCATCCTCAAcctgcacagcctggggctcctgggcaggcagcagccagcctgtGCTCTTGGGAGTCCCAGCCTGGATCAGATGGTCAGAGACTCTGCCAAGGACTTCAGCAACTTGTCACTGCAGTGA